The DNA window TCCGCGTCGGTTGAGTGGTTTGAATATTTTGCTTTGGATGACGTTGATGGTGCAGGCCACCCAGTTCTGCTTGCAGACGGCTCACCAAGTCGCGGCGACATGTTACGAGACAAACGCTGGCGCCAACGTGGTATTACCGAACCAGGTCTAATCGCTTCTAGCTCTTTGAAACCAATGTATTCGGATGAATTTACATTGGGCTATGAACAAGAATTTGGTGATGGCATGAAAGCGGGGATCCGAGGTATTTATCGTGATTTGGGTCGCAGCCTTGAAGACACGGATGTAGCGCCAGTCCTTGCGAAAAAACTCGCTGAGCTAGGTATTGTTGATAACGTCGGCCAAAGCTCGTACTACGTTTTAAACAACCCGGGTGAAGACATTTTGATGTCTTATGACTTCAATGGCGATGGTGAGATTGATAATGTCACGCTGACATCTGAGGAATTGGCGTTACCAAAGCCAAAACGTCGCTATCTAGCCGTTGAGCTTACGCTTGAAGGGAATTGGAACGACGATTTACGTTTTAACTCGTCTTACACTTGGTCTAAGAGCTATGGAAATACAGAAGGTCTTGTAAAAACCGACAATAACCAAGCGGATCCAGGCTGGACAACATCTTACGACTATGCAGATTTGATGGACCACAGCTACGGTAGTCTTCCAAATGATCACCGCCATTCGATTAAGTTCTCAGGTTCCTATCGTTTAACAGACGATTTGACGTTAGGTTTGGTAGCACGCACCACATCCGGTCGTCCAAAAAGCTATTTCTCAGTGCACCCAACAGGTGTTGATAGCTGTGCCGCAGGATCACCATGGGAAGATTGTGCGAGTGTGTATTACGACCACGCATCGCATTACGATGAAAATGGCAATCCAGCACCGCGAGGTAGTGCAGGAAACCTACCATGGGTGACAAATGTCGATATGTCGATTGCGTATCAAACCACATTATATGGTAACGATTTAACGCTTAAGGGCACGGTGTATAACCTACTTGACGCGGATTCTGCGACAAACATCAACGAAGAACGTACGTATTTCGGTGATGATGGTTTGGCATTGAATCCAAATTACGGTCTAGTCACTGAACGCCAAGAAGAACGTTTTGTGTCGTTTGTTGCTCGGTTAACGTTCTAAGTTTTTCCCTGTGTTAAACATGTACACGGATGTACTGGTTGTTTTTAGTAAAGTCAATGTCGGGCTCTTCGAGCTCGACATTTTTTATTGGAGTACGGAGTGATTAAATTCGCACATCAAATCGATCAGAGTCTGTCAATGGGAGCGATTTCTACAATTCATACTATTGATATGCACACAGCAGGGGAACCGCTTCGAATTATTTATAAAGGATTTCCGTTGCTTAGTGGTCGACGTATTATCGAAAAGCGCAAAGACTGTCTAGAAAATCACGACCACTTACGCAAACAACTAATGTTTGAGCCTCGAGGCCATGCCGATATGTATGGTGCGATTTTAGTCGGCAAGGAGCGCGATGACAGTGATTTTGGTGTGCTTTTTACACATAATGAAGGTTACAGCACGATGTGTGGTCATGCGATTATCGCTCTGACTCAGTTGGCTTATAAAATTGGCCACATTGGGACAGGTGAAACGCTCAGAATAGACACACCTGCGGGTTTAGTCATCTCAAAAAGTATGGGGGCATTTGCAGAGTTCATTAACGTTCCAAGTTTTGTTTATAAAACCGATTTAAACATCGAGGTTAGAGGCAAGATCTATGTATTCGACATCGCCTTCGGCGGCGCTTTTTACGCTTTCATTGATGCGGATTTGCATAACATTGACTTGAGCGCAGAAAACCATCAAATACTTAAGCACCTCGGGTACACACTTAAATGTGAAATAGCCCAAACTTTATTATGCCTACATCCTTATTACTCAGAGCTGAGTTTCCTATATGGCGTTATTTTCTATTCTTCAAAACAGGTAAACGGACCTTCTAGCCACAGTAAGCACGTCTGTATCTTTGCGGATGGTGAATTGGATAGAAGCCCAACGGGAACGGGTGTAAGTGCTCGAGCTGCGTTATTACATGCTAAAGATTCACTTGCGTTAAACGACACTATCAAAATTGAAAGTATTCTAGGTTATTGCTTTGAAGTTAGTGTTACTGGTGGTATACAGTATGCAAATTATGATGCTGTGATCCCAAAAGTGTCTGGGGAGGCCTACATTACAGGCAAGCATGAATTTATTCTTGAAGAAGATGATCCACTAACTGACGGTTTTATTTTTAAATGAAAGCAATGTATCTAGAAAGACAAGCCCAAGCACTAACAAAAATTCATTCAGCTGGGTTAGAAGCACTACTCATTCTTGGGTATGAAAATATTCGATATTTAACAGGCTATAGCGGGAATGCAGCGTATCTAATTCTCAAGCCGTCAGGCAACGTGCTCATCACTGACTATCGCTATTTTGAAAGAGCAAAAGCGGAAACTCATGGCGCAGAGTTATTTGAGCGAGATCGCGAAGCTCAAACGTTAGGCTCTGCGATAGCATCTTTTTTGATTGACGAAACTAAGGTGGGTTTTGAATCCGCGTTCGTCTCTGTCGCAACTTGGCACGATGTGGCAAAGGACCTGTCTCATCTTACCCTTATTGCCAAAAATGGACTAATCGAATCGCTTCGTGTTGTGAAATCATCTTGGGAACTGGCGTCAATGCGAAAAGCTGCTGCAATCGCAGATGAAGCGCTCGCCGAAACGCTTAAGTATATTGACGCTGGCTGTACCGAACATGAAATAGCAACCGAACTTGACTATCGCATGAAAAAACTCGGTTCCGATGGTGTTTCGTTCGACACGATCATGCTGTTTGGTGCGAGAAGCGCACTTCCGCATGGCAAGCCTGGTAACACAACATTGAACGAAGGTGACTTTGTCTTAATTGATTTTGGTGCGGTGATTAACGGGTATCGCTCTGACATGACTCGCTCTTATGTGTTTGGCGATCCTTCAGAAAAGCAAAAGCACCTCTTTCGAGCAGTAGAAGAAGCACAACAGGCCTGTTTTGATATTTTGCGTTCAGGTTTAGATTGCAAAACATTAAATGCGACGTCCGAAAACGTCTTAAAACAGTTTGGCTATGAAAGTTATATGGGGAAAGGGTTAGGTCATGGTGTTGGGCTTTTTCTTCATGAATTCCCATTTATTAATCGTACAACCGATCATCAATTAGAAATTGGCAACGTGATAACAATCGAACCTGGGGTTTATGTACCCGACTTTGGTGGCGTAAGGCTTGAAGATGATGTGGTTATTACAGAACACGGCTTTGAGTTCATTACTCATGCGCCAAAATCGATACGGTGGTAAAAGATGAAAGTAATATCTCATGAGCAAGTTCAACAATGTTTGAATTTTGAAGATTTAGTTGAAACACTAAAAGAAGGTTTTAGCAAGCCTGCGACAATGCCCAAAAGGCAAGTCTTTCCTCTTGATCCTAGTCCGAATAATCACGACGCTTTCGCGGTGCTTCCAGCGTGGAATGAGGCGGTAATTGGCGTAAAAAGTTTTACTTATTTTCCTCAAAACAGTGAAATAGGGTTTGATTCTCTCTATTCTAAAATTATGCTTTTTTCTCGAGAGAATGGCGTGCCGCTCGCCTTGGTCGATGGAACAAGCGTGACTTACTGGCGCACAGCGGCGATTTCAGCACTCGCGTCCAAGCTCCTGTCCAGCGAAAAAGCTAAAACACTGGTGCTTTTTGGGTCTGGGAATTTAGCTCCCTATTTAATAAGGGCACATTTAACCGTAAGAGCATTTGAACAAATCACGATAGTTGCGCGTAACCTAGATAAGGCGCACTCGCTTTGTGATTTCGTGAAGCGAGAATTTCCGAATGTTAACGTTGAATGTTGCGACAAAGCGAGTAAGACGCTTATTGCACAAGCGGATGTAATTTGTACTGCAACAGGTTCCCACAAGCCTTTATTTAATGGGGAATGGTTAACAGTAGGGACGCATGTCGACTTGCTTGGTAATCATCATCGAGATGCGCGCGAATGCGATTCAGCGACGATTACGCGTGGAAAAGTATTTGTCGATAGTCGAGCGAACGTCTTGAACGAAGCAGGGGAGTTAATAATCCCCATCCAAGAAGGCACATTTAACGAAGAACGTGTTCTTGCCGAGCTCAGCGAACTTTGCAAAGAACCATTTCAACGCGATGACAATGACATCACCATTTTTAAATCGGTCGGCACGGCTTTGGCTGACTTGATTACCGCGCACCATGTCTATAAGGCTTGCTAAATTATGTCTATCTTCATAATCATAGGGACAGTGATGGTGTTGGGGTTGATCCCTTTTTGGTATCGACGTCGGGTTAAGCTTAAAAAACGAGTATGGCGCCAAGTTGAAGTTATTTCTTTAACTAAAATTAAACAACATAAAACAGGGCCGCTTGAATTGCTCGGTGAACCAAGCTTACTCGCTGTTTATCACTATAAAGAAAAGGAGTTCACGTGCCAAATGGCCTTTCGAGAAAGACTTTGGAACGACTTTCATCTATCAGGTAAAGCGCATATTTTGGTTGACCCAACAAGGCCTGAACAATGTTTTCACAATGCAGAACAAGCCTATCGCTATGCTAAGTGGTGGCTTGGACTTTCCTTTCTCTTGTTGGCATGTCAAGTCATTCTAATGATTTAGAACATGATTTTCTGACAACAGATTGCTATATATGGAAAAGTGTATATTATAAACATAAATACGCTTATCCATATATACTATTATGTTGGTTGATTTCTTTAAATGCTTATCCGATGAAACACGTCTTGCGCTGATCACGTTGATTTTTCAAGAAGAAGAGCTTTGCGTTTGTGAGCTCGTCGAAGCACTAGACATTCATCAAGCGAAGATATCGCGTCATCTTTCTCTACTCCGTAAACACCACATTCTTCAAGATATAAAAGACAAACAATGGGTGTTTTATCGTATCCACCCAGAACTCGCCCCTTGGGCAAAAGCGGTCATTGCGCGTGTTGTGAAAGAAAATCAATGCAACGTCGACAGCGCGATTAGCAAATTAAATCAAATGGGCGAGCGTCCAGTCCGTCAACAAACGTGTTGTAAATAAGGTAATCACATGAAAGTAAAAGTCGGTATTAATGGTTTTGGCCGTATGGGTCGATTGTCTATGCGTGTGTTGTTTGACTCGCCAGAGCTTGAAATCGTGCATATTAACGATCCTGCAGGGGATGCAAAAACGCTCGCTCATCTTTTAATGTTTGATTCAGTTCATGGGCGTTGGCACCATGACACTGATTCATCTGAGCAAGCGATGATCATTGGCACACACCACATTTCTGTTTCAAGCCAAAAAGCAATTGCTGATGTGGATTGGTCTCATTGTGACATTGTCATCGATGCATCTGGCAAAAATAAAGACAAAGAAGTACTCAATGATTACTTTTTGCAAGGCGTTAAACGTGTTGTCGTAACAGCGCCAGTAAAGCAAGAGGGGGTTTTAGACTGCGTTTTTGGCGTAAATCATCACCTCTATGATCCTGTGCAACACAACATTGTGACAGCGGCTTCTTGTACGACCAATTGTTTGGCACCGATTGTCAAAGTGTTGCAAGAGAAAATCGGGATTGTGCATGGTTCAATGACAACCATCCACGACATCACAAATACACAAACTATTTTAGATGCGCCACACAAAGATTTACGCCGCGCACGCGCTTGTGGAATGAGTTTAATTCCAACCACAACGGGATCCGCGACCGCAATCACACATATTTTCCCAGAATTGAAAGGCAAATTGAACGGCCACGCAGTTCGAGTTCCACTGGCAAACGCATCGATTACCGATTGTGTGTTTGAGGTGTCACGTGCAACGTCGGCCGAAGAAATTAACGGCTGGCTTCATGAAGCGTCTGAGGGAGAGTTAAAAGATATTCTCGGTTTTGAAACACGTCCGTTAGTCTCTATTGACTATAAAACGGACCCTCGTTCTTCAGTTATTGATGCACTTTCAACGATGGTGATTAATGGCACCCAAGTAAAGCTCTACGCGTGGTATGACAACGAATGGGGTTATGCGAACCGAGTCGCTGATTTGACGCGTTTAGTCATTGCTAAAGGTGTCTAATGGTCAATCGTGATGCCTTGAAGCAATACGCGGTTATCACAGGAAATTACTGGGCGTTTACGTTAACAGACGGAGCGCTCAGAATGCTTGTGGTACTTTATTTCCACCAGCTTGGCTATAACGCGTTAGAAGTTGCTTCGTTGTTTTTGTTCTATGAGTTGTTCGGTGTCATAACCAACCTATTTGGTGGTTGGCTTGGCGCGCGCGTTGGTTTAAACAAAACCATGAACTTGGGACTTATGCTACAAATCGTGGCGCTTGGTTTATTGCTCGTACCAAATGCCTGGTTAACTGTGCCTGTGGTTATGGCGGCACAGGCGCTGTCAGGAATAGCGAAAGACTTAAACAAAATGAGTGCAAAGAGCTCGATAAAACTATTTATTCCCGAAAACCAAGATCAAAATTTATATCGATGGGTTGCGAGGCTAACTGGTTCTAAAAACGCGTTAAAAGGTGTAGGGTTCTTTCTTGGTGGGCTTTTACTAACAACGGTTGGCTTTACACCGTCAATTCTGATTCTTCTATGCCTAATTATCTTGGCGTGGGCCCTCAGTCTGCTGCTGTTAAAGACCGAACTTGGGAAGAAAAAGAATAAGCCTAAATTTAAAGAGCTTTTTTCTAAAAGCAACAATGTAAATCGTTTATCCGCGGCTCGCTTGCTTTTGTTTGGCGCACGAGACGTATGGTTTGTTGTTGCGATACCGGTATATTTTGCTGAGCAACTTCATTGGACCTATACCGAAGTAGGTTCATTTATGGCCGTATGGGTAATTGGATAC is part of the Pseudoalteromonas xiamenensis genome and encodes:
- a CDS encoding ornithine cyclodeaminase family protein: MKVISHEQVQQCLNFEDLVETLKEGFSKPATMPKRQVFPLDPSPNNHDAFAVLPAWNEAVIGVKSFTYFPQNSEIGFDSLYSKIMLFSRENGVPLALVDGTSVTYWRTAAISALASKLLSSEKAKTLVLFGSGNLAPYLIRAHLTVRAFEQITIVARNLDKAHSLCDFVKREFPNVNVECCDKASKTLIAQADVICTATGSHKPLFNGEWLTVGTHVDLLGNHHRDARECDSATITRGKVFVDSRANVLNEAGELIIPIQEGTFNEERVLAELSELCKEPFQRDDNDITIFKSVGTALADLITAHHVYKAC
- the arsJ gene encoding organoarsenical effux MFS transporter ArsJ, which encodes MVNRDALKQYAVITGNYWAFTLTDGALRMLVVLYFHQLGYNALEVASLFLFYELFGVITNLFGGWLGARVGLNKTMNLGLMLQIVALGLLLVPNAWLTVPVVMAAQALSGIAKDLNKMSAKSSIKLFIPENQDQNLYRWVARLTGSKNALKGVGFFLGGLLLTTVGFTPSILILLCLIILAWALSLLLLKTELGKKKNKPKFKELFSKSNNVNRLSAARLLLFGARDVWFVVAIPVYFAEQLHWTYTEVGSFMAVWVIGYGFVQTLAPRFTRAASIAKSFKDAQIWVGLLAILPFMLAWALELDYFNESLLLLVGLLIFGAVFAINSSLHSYLIVKLADKDGVSLDVGFYYMSNAVGRLLGTILSGWAYLEFGLEVCLLISSVMLVGALINTLLLRESKMAN
- a CDS encoding proline racemase family protein; translated protein: MIKFAHQIDQSLSMGAISTIHTIDMHTAGEPLRIIYKGFPLLSGRRIIEKRKDCLENHDHLRKQLMFEPRGHADMYGAILVGKERDDSDFGVLFTHNEGYSTMCGHAIIALTQLAYKIGHIGTGETLRIDTPAGLVISKSMGAFAEFINVPSFVYKTDLNIEVRGKIYVFDIAFGGAFYAFIDADLHNIDLSAENHQILKHLGYTLKCEIAQTLLCLHPYYSELSFLYGVIFYSSKQVNGPSSHSKHVCIFADGELDRSPTGTGVSARAALLHAKDSLALNDTIKIESILGYCFEVSVTGGIQYANYDAVIPKVSGEAYITGKHEFILEEDDPLTDGFIFK
- a CDS encoding M24 family metallopeptidase, which translates into the protein MKAMYLERQAQALTKIHSAGLEALLILGYENIRYLTGYSGNAAYLILKPSGNVLITDYRYFERAKAETHGAELFERDREAQTLGSAIASFLIDETKVGFESAFVSVATWHDVAKDLSHLTLIAKNGLIESLRVVKSSWELASMRKAAAIADEALAETLKYIDAGCTEHEIATELDYRMKKLGSDGVSFDTIMLFGARSALPHGKPGNTTLNEGDFVLIDFGAVINGYRSDMTRSYVFGDPSEKQKHLFRAVEEAQQACFDILRSGLDCKTLNATSENVLKQFGYESYMGKGLGHGVGLFLHEFPFINRTTDHQLEIGNVITIEPGVYVPDFGGVRLEDDVVITEHGFEFITHAPKSIRW
- a CDS encoding ArsJ-associated glyceraldehyde-3-phosphate dehydrogenase, giving the protein MKVKVGINGFGRMGRLSMRVLFDSPELEIVHINDPAGDAKTLAHLLMFDSVHGRWHHDTDSSEQAMIIGTHHISVSSQKAIADVDWSHCDIVIDASGKNKDKEVLNDYFLQGVKRVVVTAPVKQEGVLDCVFGVNHHLYDPVQHNIVTAASCTTNCLAPIVKVLQEKIGIVHGSMTTIHDITNTQTILDAPHKDLRRARACGMSLIPTTTGSATAITHIFPELKGKLNGHAVRVPLANASITDCVFEVSRATSAEEINGWLHEASEGELKDILGFETRPLVSIDYKTDPRSSVIDALSTMVINGTQVKLYAWYDNEWGYANRVADLTRLVIAKGV
- a CDS encoding ArsR/SmtB family transcription factor, whose product is MLVDFFKCLSDETRLALITLIFQEEELCVCELVEALDIHQAKISRHLSLLRKHHILQDIKDKQWVFYRIHPELAPWAKAVIARVVKENQCNVDSAISKLNQMGERPVRQQTCCK